A stretch of DNA from Oryza brachyantha chromosome 4, ObraRS2, whole genome shotgun sequence:
CTAGCCCATGGAGCTCAAGGCGCTGTACCTGTGTGCCGCCGTGGTGGCTGTGCTGCTCTGCTCCTCGGTCGACTTCATCCAGAGCCCCACCGACGTGCTCGGCCCGGTTGCGCTCCTCgagccgacgccgtcgtccgcgAGGGACTtcggcgccgtcgtctccgACGCGCCGTTCGCCGTCGTGCGGCCCGAGTCCCCCGACGACATCGCGCTCCTCCTGGGCGCGCTGTCGTCGGCGGCTCCGAGCCCGAGGGCGACGGTGGCCGCGCTCGGCGCGGGGCACTCGCTCCACGGCCAGGCCCAGGCGCGCGGCGGCATTGTGGTGGATACCCGCGCACTGCTGCGCGACGTGCAGGTAGTGgtggcgcctccgccgcggggCCACGGAGATCATAGCGGCGGGGCCACCGAGCCCGCGGCGTACGCCGACGTCGGGGCCGGCGCGCTGTGGGTGGAGGTGCTGGAGGAGTGCCTCAGGTTCGGCCTCGCGCCACTGTCATGGACGGACTACCTGTACCTCACAGTAGGCGGGACGCTGTCGAACGGCGGCATAAGCGGCCAAACGTTCAAGCATGGCCCCCAGATCAGCAACGTCCTGCAGCTTGAGGTCGTCACAGGTATTGCACGACCACAGCTTgcgtcctctctctctctctctctgcgaCTGTGACTCTCCGAGAATGGAAGGGTTGTGAGTACCTGAGTGATCTCAGCCAATTTGTGGGAACCGTGTTTTATAcgtcatttaaatagttataaaaaaattaaaaaaaaatagattaatatgagatatattacttcgttttaaatttaacttctataagtagtataaaaaacaaacaagacagaaactaagtatatgcatatctataattgtttttgttaattttgccataagttgaatttaaacttgcatatttatggaatgatataacttttatatatatatatatatttatcatgttaatttttttatattttttgatgactatttagataacatgctAAGAAACTGCTACTGTGAATTTTCTTCTCGtcacaattttgtttttttttatgttcttgCCATGTCGTTTGCAGGTAAAGGGGAGGTGGTGACATGCTCCCCCACAAAGATCCCCGAGCTTTTCTTCGCAGTTCTCGGTGGGCTCGGACAGTTCGGCATTATAACCAGGGCAAGGATTCCGCTCCAACTTGCCCCTCCCAAGGTACATACATGTCATCTAGAAATAGGAATGTGAAAAGCTGTCTTCTTTTTAATTGACCAGCTTTTGTATGTCTTAAGCCTTTGATGGAGCAACTTGTCATTGTTAATGTTGCCGTCATGATCATTAGGTGAGATGGGTGAGGGCCTTCTACGACAGCTTCGAGACCTTCACAGGGGACCAAGAGCTGCTGGTCTCAATGCCGGAGCAGGTGGACTATGTCGAGGGGTTCATGGTTCTGAACGAGCGGGCGCTCCACAGCTCCTCCATTGCCTTCCCTGCACAGCTCAACTTCAGCCCGGACTTCGGCTCCATGGGCAGGAAGAAGGTCTACTACTGCATCGAGTTCGCAGTTCATGATTCCCAGAAAGACAGCTCCAATGCAGAGCATGTCAGTCTCCTAATATATCTTTTATGAAAGATCAGTCACCTAATCAATCTAGCACACCAATTAAATTAGCATATCCGTTTTAGTAACAGAAAACGACTACCGGATTTTATGCAGGCCATGGAGCTGGTCTCAGAGAAGCTGAGTTACTTGAGACCCCACATGTACAGTGTGGACGTGTCCTACTTCGATTTCTTGAACAGGGTCaggatggaggaggagagccTGAGGAGCCGGGGCCTCTGGGACGTGCCTCACCCATGGCT
This window harbors:
- the LOC102711882 gene encoding cytokinin dehydrogenase 8 → MELKALYLCAAVVAVLLCSSVDFIQSPTDVLGPVALLEPTPSSARDFGAVVSDAPFAVVRPESPDDIALLLGALSSAAPSPRATVAALGAGHSLHGQAQARGGIVVDTRALLRDVQVVVAPPPRGHGDHSGGATEPAAYADVGAGALWVEVLEECLRFGLAPLSWTDYLYLTVGGTLSNGGISGQTFKHGPQISNVLQLEVVTGKGEVVTCSPTKIPELFFAVLGGLGQFGIITRARIPLQLAPPKVRWVRAFYDSFETFTGDQELLVSMPEQVDYVEGFMVLNERALHSSSIAFPAQLNFSPDFGSMGRKKVYYCIEFAVHDSQKDSSNAEHAMELVSEKLSYLRPHMYSVDVSYFDFLNRVRMEEESLRSRGLWDVPHPWLNVFVPKHGITRFKDLLMDAISADDFEGPILVYPLLADKWDRNTSAVVPATPDGVMYIFGVLRSTDPARCGRACVESILAQHRRVADEACRGIGAKQYLARPPSPASWRDHFGSSWGRFAARKARFDPLHVLGPGQGIFPRTDPAGRRDAM